One Planktothrix serta PCC 8927 DNA segment encodes these proteins:
- the ccsB gene encoding c-type cytochrome biogenesis protein CcsB, which translates to MNLVLLQNGLDNISFAILFTTLLLYWVGAAFPNIPYLSVLGTAGMAIANLCIAALLGARWIEAGYFPISNLYESLFFLTWGITTIHLIAEQMSRSRLVGVVTSPVAMGIVAFAALKLPPQMRVAEPLVPALKSNWLMMHVSVMMLSYATLMVGSLLAITFLILTRGQEVELSGSSLGTRISRNHQKPVTDLINYSQETVAESSPKGFITNGNGTTAVLEFVKTTDNLQSATLLSPQRLTLVETIDNISYRIIGLGFPLLTIGIIAGAVWANEAWGSYWSWDPKETWALITWLVFAAYLHARITRGWQGRKPAILATTGFVVVWVCYLGVNLLGKGLHSYGWFF; encoded by the coding sequence ATGAATCTGGTTTTACTCCAGAATGGATTAGATAATATTTCTTTTGCCATTTTGTTTACCACTCTATTGTTGTATTGGGTGGGGGCTGCATTTCCCAATATTCCTTATTTATCGGTATTAGGAACCGCAGGAATGGCGATCGCTAATCTCTGTATTGCCGCATTATTAGGAGCCAGATGGATTGAGGCGGGTTACTTTCCGATTAGTAATTTATATGAATCCCTGTTTTTCCTAACTTGGGGCATTACTACAATTCATCTAATTGCTGAACAAATGAGTCGTAGCCGCTTAGTTGGGGTTGTCACCTCTCCGGTAGCAATGGGAATTGTCGCATTTGCCGCCTTAAAATTACCGCCTCAAATGCGGGTTGCTGAACCTCTAGTCCCGGCGTTAAAGTCTAATTGGTTGATGATGCACGTCAGCGTCATGATGTTGAGTTATGCAACCTTAATGGTGGGTTCTCTGTTAGCGATTACCTTCTTAATTTTGACACGAGGGCAGGAAGTAGAATTGAGTGGTAGTTCTCTGGGAACTCGGATTTCTCGAAATCATCAAAAACCCGTTACTGATTTAATCAATTATTCTCAAGAAACCGTTGCGGAGTCTAGCCCCAAAGGGTTCATAACCAATGGTAATGGCACAACAGCCGTGTTAGAGTTTGTCAAAACCACAGACAATCTTCAATCTGCTACACTCCTTTCCCCCCAGCGATTAACTTTAGTGGAAACTATTGACAATATCAGTTATCGGATTATTGGATTAGGATTTCCGCTTTTAACCATTGGTATTATTGCCGGGGCAGTTTGGGCAAATGAAGCTTGGGGTTCCTATTGGAGTTGGGACCCTAAAGAAACTTGGGCATTAATTACTTGGTTAGTTTTCGCAGCCTATTTACACGCCCGAATTACTCGCGGTTGGCAAGGTCGAAAACCTGCTATTTTAGCGACGACAGGATTCGTTGTGGTTTGGGTGTGCTATTTAGGAGTTAATCTATTAGGAAAAGGATTACATTCCTACGGTTGGTTTTTCTAA
- a CDS encoding KGK domain-containing protein, translated as MSDSSYILSDDDVINTSESALMFQCTFKASEFLSIMESKLEEENLFKEGIECQLLRPGQSWQTGKFRICLEFCPDEAEVESKGGVPTSEYTSPTVPSDSNSDLPPFINRPTKSVGMWS; from the coding sequence ATGAGCGATTCCAGCTATATTCTCAGTGATGATGATGTGATTAATACCAGTGAAAGTGCATTGATGTTTCAATGTACATTTAAAGCCAGTGAGTTCTTGTCGATTATGGAATCTAAATTAGAGGAGGAGAATTTATTTAAAGAAGGGATCGAGTGTCAACTTTTGCGTCCGGGTCAATCTTGGCAAACTGGAAAGTTTCGGATTTGTTTAGAATTTTGCCCCGATGAAGCCGAAGTAGAATCAAAAGGAGGCGTTCCCACTTCTGAATATACTTCTCCCACGGTTCCCTCTGACTCTAATTCTGATCTTCCACCTTTTATTAACCGACCCACAAAGAGTGTGGGAATGTGGAGTTAA
- a CDS encoding deaminase domain-containing protein, whose translation MCIEERLRLDAQSIREQYLNKRVRKGNVAVIEVHLINGISFGVGATSRTKSPIPKPKPKSEGGQFDPIIHEGYLRDHDAEYKALSAVADTLEMFDNDQVEGKLYLYTERIPCRSCWGVIDQFKEKFPQIEIETLWDFPN comes from the coding sequence GTGTGTATTGAGGAACGTCTCAGGTTAGATGCTCAATCGATTCGAGAACAATATCTCAACAAAAGGGTTCGTAAAGGCAATGTTGCCGTGATAGAGGTACATCTTATAAATGGCATATCTTTTGGGGTGGGAGCAACTTCTCGAACAAAAAGCCCCATTCCTAAACCTAAACCTAAATCAGAGGGAGGTCAATTTGATCCCATTATTCATGAGGGTTATTTGAGGGATCACGATGCTGAATATAAAGCCCTTTCAGCAGTAGCCGATACCTTGGAAATGTTTGATAATGATCAAGTTGAAGGCAAACTATATTTATACACAGAAAGAATTCCCTGTAGAAGTTGTTGGGGCGTGATTGATCAATTTAAGGAGAAGTTTCCCCAGATTGAAATTGAAACATTGTGGGACTTTCCGAATTAA
- a CDS encoding type II toxin-antitoxin system VapC family toxin gives MSKVILLDSGPLGTIVHPKYKHEKREYHVEIREWLEYLNQNDFELRIPEIIDYELRRNLLLENLNKSIDRLDLLQNLLIPLERKTMLKAAQLWAEIRKQGKGGSHPKSLDGDAILVAQAIGQKDFFEQVIIVTTDLKDLSRFPNHGISIYEWPNILTNGELS, from the coding sequence ATGAGTAAAGTTATACTATTAGATTCTGGGCCTTTAGGAACTATAGTTCATCCTAAATATAAGCACGAAAAACGTGAGTATCATGTAGAAATTAGAGAATGGTTGGAATATCTCAATCAGAATGATTTTGAGTTGCGAATTCCAGAAATAATAGATTATGAACTTCGTCGAAATCTACTTTTAGAAAACCTCAATAAAAGCATTGACCGCTTAGATTTGTTACAGAATCTCCTAATACCTTTAGAGCGAAAAACCATGTTAAAAGCTGCTCAATTGTGGGCAGAAATACGGAAGCAAGGAAAAGGTGGATCGCATCCAAAGAGTTTAGATGGAGATGCTATTCTGGTTGCTCAAGCTATTGGACAAAAAGATTTTTTTGAACAAGTGATTATTGTCACGACTGACTTAAAAGATTTATCTCGATTTCCTAATCATGGAATATCTATTTATGAGTGGCCTAATATTCTAACTAACGGTGAATTAAGTTAA
- a CDS encoding globin family protein: protein MIENIKEIIREAESQGTYIDKWAIEKIEDDLHTNSLRVHVAGFIAKNADQIINEVLRDYSLSENTIPSEDNQYRIQRIEAFQHDLEYFLRYSMYAMLEGDTSILDDRVLNGLREETYKSINLSIDQTINAIQLLKKVTISFVSNELGTQASQEIAFYLDYFITKLSSNENRETFSDAQLSLENTTEVSKIETTSSNHLSKVANKKGSLDDLINIFAEWTRDESGYDQEVYPLVEQALKSNSLSL, encoded by the coding sequence ATGATAGAAAATATTAAAGAAATTATTAGGGAAGCTGAAAGCCAAGGAACGTATATTGATAAGTGGGCTATTGAAAAGATCGAAGATGACCTTCATACAAACAGCCTGAGAGTTCATGTTGCTGGATTTATTGCTAAAAACGCAGATCAAATTATCAATGAAGTTTTGAGAGATTATTCTTTGTCTGAAAATACTATCCCTAGTGAGGATAATCAGTATAGAATTCAGAGAATCGAAGCTTTTCAGCACGATTTAGAGTATTTTTTGCGTTATTCTATGTATGCAATGCTAGAAGGTGATACTTCTATTTTAGATGATCGGGTTCTCAACGGTCTGAGAGAGGAAACCTACAAATCTATTAATCTGTCTATTGATCAAACTATTAATGCTATTCAACTCCTGAAAAAAGTTACTATTAGTTTTGTAAGTAATGAACTGGGGACTCAAGCCAGTCAAGAAATAGCATTTTATCTCGATTATTTTATTACAAAATTGTCTAGTAATGAAAACCGAGAAACTTTTTCAGATGCTCAACTATCACTGGAAAATACAACAGAAGTATCTAAGATTGAAACCACTTCCTCAAATCATCTATCAAAAGTTGCTAATAAAAAAGGATCTTTAGATGATTTAATTAATATCTTTGCGGAATGGACAAGAGATGAATCGGGCTATGATCAAGAAGTATATCCTTTAGTAGAACAGGCTCTAAAATCTAATTCCTTATCTTTATAA
- a CDS encoding NAD-dependent epimerase/dehydratase family protein, with amino-acid sequence MKVLVIGGDGYCGWATALYLSNRGYEVGILDSLVRRHWDQQLCIDTLTPITPIQQRIQRWKDLTGKSIDLFIGDINNYDFLIKSLLKFEPQAIIHFGEQRSAPFSMIDREHAVLTQANNVIGNLNLLYAMREHFPDCHLVKLGTMGEYGTPNIDIEEGYITIEHNGRKDTLPYPKQPGSFYHLSKVHDSHNIHFACKIWGLRATDLNQGVVYGVLTEETGMDELLINRLDYDGVFGTALNRFCIQAAIGHPLTVYGKGGQTRAFLDIRDTVRCIELALENPADSGQFRVFNQFTELHSVGDLAMMVKKAGIALGLDVEVENIPNPRVELEDHYFNAKNTNLLDLGLQPHFLSDSLLDSLLNFAIKYKERVDNTQIMPKVLWRNPG; translated from the coding sequence ATGAAAGTCCTGGTTATTGGCGGTGATGGCTACTGCGGTTGGGCCACAGCGTTGTATTTGTCCAACCGTGGTTATGAAGTCGGGATTCTGGATAGTTTAGTTCGACGTCACTGGGATCAACAACTGTGTATTGATACGTTAACCCCAATTACACCAATTCAGCAACGGATTCAACGTTGGAAAGATTTAACAGGTAAGTCTATTGACCTGTTTATTGGGGATATCAATAACTACGATTTCCTGATCAAAAGTTTACTAAAGTTTGAACCGCAAGCTATTATTCACTTCGGAGAACAACGTTCTGCACCCTTTTCAATGATTGATAGAGAACACGCTGTTCTCACCCAAGCCAACAACGTGATTGGCAACCTAAATTTATTGTATGCAATGCGGGAACATTTCCCCGATTGTCATTTAGTGAAATTAGGAACGATGGGAGAATATGGAACCCCCAATATTGATATTGAGGAAGGATATATTACCATCGAACATAACGGCCGTAAAGATACTTTACCCTATCCTAAACAACCGGGTAGTTTCTATCATCTCAGCAAGGTACATGACAGCCATAATATTCATTTTGCTTGTAAAATTTGGGGTCTACGAGCAACGGATTTAAACCAAGGCGTTGTTTATGGGGTGTTGACAGAAGAAACCGGGATGGATGAACTGTTAATTAACCGTCTCGACTATGATGGCGTGTTCGGAACGGCTTTAAACCGTTTCTGTATTCAAGCCGCCATTGGTCATCCGTTAACAGTGTATGGAAAAGGTGGACAAACTAGAGCCTTTTTAGATATTCGGGATACGGTACGCTGTATTGAATTAGCATTAGAAAATCCGGCAGATTCTGGACAATTCCGCGTGTTTAATCAGTTTACCGAATTACATAGCGTCGGTGACTTAGCCATGATGGTTAAAAAAGCAGGTATTGCTTTAGGATTAGATGTGGAAGTGGAGAATATTCCTAATCCCCGTGTTGAATTAGAAGACCATTATTTCAACGCTAAAAATACAAATCTATTGGATTTAGGATTACAACCCCATTTCCTATCGGATTCGTTGTTAGATTCGCTGTTGAATTTCGCCATTAAGTATAAGGAACGGGTTGATAATACCCAAATTATGCCTAAAGTCTTATGGCGTAATCCGGGTTAA
- a CDS encoding chromophore lyase CpcT/CpeT — protein sequence MTHSTDIVSLGKLMAADFSNQAQAFENPPFFAHIRVCMRPLPVTLLDGVSLYLEQAYDINLKQPYRVRVLKLVPVENHIEIENYVIENEQEFYGASREPERLQGLTKERLKKTEKCSFITHWTGHSFKGEVEPGKGCMVERKGKVSYLASEFEIDEHHFISHDRGHDPETDEQLWGALAGPFEFVRWRSFADEVKI from the coding sequence ATGACCCATTCCACTGATATTGTCTCATTAGGGAAATTAATGGCGGCGGACTTCAGCAACCAAGCGCAAGCCTTTGAAAACCCGCCTTTTTTTGCCCATATTCGGGTTTGTATGCGTCCTTTGCCTGTAACATTATTAGATGGGGTGAGCTTGTATTTGGAACAGGCCTATGATATTAACTTAAAACAACCCTATCGGGTGCGGGTGTTGAAATTAGTTCCGGTAGAAAATCATATTGAAATCGAGAATTATGTGATCGAAAACGAACAGGAATTTTATGGCGCATCCCGTGAACCGGAAAGACTTCAAGGGTTAACAAAAGAGCGTTTGAAAAAAACAGAAAAATGTTCTTTTATTACCCATTGGACAGGACATAGTTTTAAAGGTGAAGTCGAACCGGGTAAAGGATGTATGGTGGAACGCAAAGGAAAAGTCAGCTATCTGGCGAGTGAATTTGAAATTGATGAACACCATTTTATTAGTCACGACCGGGGACACGACCCCGAAACCGATGAACAACTGTGGGGAGCCTTAGCGGGGCCATTTGAATTCGTGCGCTGGAGAAGTTTTGCGGACGAGGTAAAAATTTGA
- a CDS encoding esterase-like activity of phytase family protein: MRVWKRCDRLELRMQYRFFRGLTILFCSLVFLTACSIPQVSAEDRMFVDLSLNFLGKYELSKPILSEDQPVSQLSSLTYQVPGYGTSTDGGIQFYGLSDVAIAESPAKFYTLNFNLETSESINLKDITLEGLTVLKDKQEQPLLANQVYPESIAFSPRHSVFIAAENLENVNTPPFIAEYDLKTGQLKNTVPLSSFYVPKFNESEQTQGVEPKFGFKALTISPDGFSPDGRDPFRLFTVTEKPLIQDRDPENATKLRLLHYVIADRASFLVSEMLYLLDETSQKLVDITAGQGGTLLSLEQSENTGKIYQLFTGDATDTSRIKSLKGNGIKVQPVRKKLLLDLQDLGIPLQQLSGMTLGSRLPDGSQSLVLMSEDDKNTTEFLLLSLRVGH; the protein is encoded by the coding sequence TTGAGAGTTTGGAAAAGATGCGATCGCCTAGAGTTGCGAATGCAATATCGCTTTTTTAGAGGTCTGACTATTTTATTCTGTAGTCTTGTGTTTTTAACCGCTTGTTCTATTCCGCAAGTGTCCGCAGAAGATCGAATGTTTGTTGATTTATCCTTAAATTTTTTAGGGAAATATGAACTCTCAAAACCAATTTTATCAGAAGATCAACCTGTTAGTCAGTTGTCATCTCTAACTTATCAAGTTCCGGGGTATGGAACCTCAACGGATGGCGGAATTCAATTTTATGGGTTATCCGATGTAGCAATAGCAGAGTCTCCAGCAAAATTTTACACCCTTAACTTTAACTTAGAGACTTCGGAATCTATTAATTTAAAAGATATTACCCTAGAGGGATTAACGGTTCTCAAGGACAAACAAGAGCAACCGCTATTAGCCAATCAAGTTTATCCTGAAAGTATTGCATTTTCTCCGCGTCATTCAGTCTTTATTGCTGCGGAAAATTTAGAAAATGTTAACACTCCTCCCTTCATTGCTGAATACGATTTAAAAACAGGACAATTAAAAAATACCGTTCCCCTTTCCTCCTTTTATGTTCCCAAATTTAATGAATCCGAACAAACTCAAGGAGTCGAACCCAAATTTGGTTTTAAAGCGTTAACAATTTCTCCCGATGGCTTTAGTCCCGATGGTCGAGATCCGTTTCGGTTATTTACAGTCACCGAAAAACCGTTAATTCAAGATCGAGATCCAGAAAATGCCACTAAATTAAGATTATTGCATTATGTAATAGCAGATCGAGCCTCTTTTTTGGTTTCAGAAATGTTATACCTTTTAGATGAAACCTCTCAAAAATTAGTTGATATTACCGCAGGTCAAGGGGGAACCTTACTGAGTTTAGAACAATCAGAAAATACGGGTAAAATTTATCAATTATTCACCGGAGATGCAACGGATACTTCCCGCATTAAGAGTTTAAAAGGAAACGGAATCAAAGTACAACCTGTGCGGAAAAAATTATTACTTGATTTACAAGATTTAGGAATTCCTTTACAACAGTTAAGCGGAATGACATTAGGATCTCGTTTACCCGATGGAAGTCAAAGTTTAGTATTAATGAGTGAGGATGATAAAAATACCACTGAGTTTTTATTATTGAGTTTGAGAGTCGGACATTAA
- a CDS encoding tetratricopeptide repeat protein translates to MMNRKKLTIQTINSILIAVFTILYGLGSTGVAIAEKKKETEPEKPLLDDFSPNPLFSKEPDPLLPSPPPEGQVLGQSQQEILEPELVKLNAEATALLAAQNIPGAFELWNRELRIRRYFGLSQEIAALNRVGLIAWNNSQRLYIKFITERLDQILKKLQTEKNNSLELWQSLGLTFKNVRAKNQALIVYQTLLETANKSQDILAEEQYFNEIAQIYMNWLDYPNAAETYENLLELQQEIRTIRGDALPPQPQPATPENPNPTPPASEVRSLQQLAFIYEQIGEYLKAISVRERLAGYYANQPNLFPIPEIKLAIGGNYEKLGQFEQAGLTYQEAYSIATSIQQFDNASEALGRLGKLYRSQDQIKTALDIYQAQVLVNQQTNNYYGMMTAYDQIGDIYLSQKAYQSAIAAFQQGLGLAQQLKYREDYFVKKIDIVNRQMNR, encoded by the coding sequence ATGATGAATCGAAAAAAACTTACTATTCAGACGATAAACTCTATTTTAATAGCTGTTTTTACAATTTTATATGGTTTAGGAAGTACCGGAGTTGCGATCGCGGAAAAGAAAAAAGAAACTGAACCCGAAAAACCCCTACTTGATGATTTTTCCCCTAACCCTTTATTCAGTAAAGAACCCGATCCTTTACTTCCTTCTCCTCCCCCAGAAGGTCAAGTTTTAGGTCAAAGTCAACAAGAAATATTAGAACCGGAATTAGTCAAACTGAATGCAGAAGCAACCGCATTATTAGCCGCCCAAAATATTCCAGGTGCGTTTGAATTATGGAATCGAGAGTTAAGAATTCGTCGTTATTTTGGATTATCTCAAGAAATTGCTGCTTTAAATCGAGTCGGCTTAATTGCTTGGAATAATAGTCAACGACTCTATATAAAATTTATCACTGAACGTTTGGATCAAATATTAAAAAAACTGCAAACTGAAAAGAATAACAGTTTAGAATTATGGCAATCTTTGGGATTAACTTTTAAGAATGTTCGGGCTAAAAATCAGGCTTTAATCGTTTATCAAACTTTATTAGAAACGGCTAACAAAAGTCAAGATATTTTAGCCGAGGAACAATATTTTAATGAAATTGCTCAAATTTATATGAATTGGTTAGATTATCCCAACGCCGCAGAAACCTATGAGAATCTGTTAGAATTACAGCAGGAAATCCGCACAATACGAGGGGATGCGCTACCACCTCAACCCCAACCTGCTACCCCGGAAAATCCCAACCCAACACCGCCAGCGAGTGAAGTGCGATCGCTGCAACAATTAGCGTTTATTTATGAACAAATTGGAGAATATTTAAAGGCGATTTCTGTTAGAGAAAGATTAGCCGGATATTATGCAAATCAACCTAATTTATTTCCCATTCCCGAAATTAAATTAGCCATTGGGGGGAATTATGAAAAATTAGGACAGTTTGAGCAAGCTGGATTAACCTATCAAGAAGCCTACAGTATTGCAACTTCTATTCAACAGTTTGATAACGCCAGTGAAGCATTAGGAAGACTCGGTAAACTCTATCGATCTCAAGATCAAATTAAAACCGCTTTAGATATTTATCAAGCTCAAGTTTTAGTCAATCAACAGACTAATAATTATTATGGCATGATGACTGCTTATGATCAAATTGGAGATATTTATTTATCTCAAAAAGCTTATCAATCTGCGATCGCAGCCTTCCAACAAGGATTAGGATTAGCACAACAGTTAAAATATCGAGAGGATTATTTTGTTAAAAAAATTGATATTGTTAATCGTCAAATGAATCGGTGA
- a CDS encoding tetratricopeptide repeat protein produces MGENVGILDLVSQRNVRLLTTFVAIVAGGVACPLIPALQGIGLLQCVSDIGTGLAGNLFAGDLGAIVNSLGQEDILSNNDLTKAVGLAVGLLLESVATSEQYRSFQKPLKKLAKAAPKKWLELAEANRNGEINIIDPIQEEELVNLFSQTHNDFFNQQPLTPADWESLLKDWLCPEVGITLPEEVITGVAQILAEKFPKALREVLKQDAEQGGKAFGGLMLSLLGQILATLRDQPQQTANLEPIQAGLAEIKNLQKDHTEQFKQLGTEMESGFDAVLQQLGITQAQIQGLTQTVEQGFERIIGFLERDQSKIQAISFSLNTTPPAVNYWQGRERDLAIVNGWLDDENNKLGVIVAIAGMGKSTLAAKVFNDRTDFVDKLWLDLGQRPLFSIVAQGILTQLGKLSPDQLKEIEETRLTEVLIHCLQQQRFLLVLDNLESVLQDEGYQNFLQHWLGKCHQTEILVTTQVVPNLVQDKPTELALQGLSATEGRQLLQNLDIGGTEAELEAFVAKVNGHPLTLRLVAGLLNGEIGEGATIGDLAALGIADIGELMGRLQGFHREEAVQLVAVLDASFNRLSEKLQRVLLSLVVLRWGFDAVTATAISGETVTEKELRELGKRGFLASETRGIYTFLPLILEYLKYRVGDLRGTHQKAIQFYQSRFKSRDQWRTVEDVREYLEVFYHWCELGEYETAFDVIQDESYSDNCIANFLNLRGNNQLLAELYQELVEHLTDKQDWQYMASLTSLGNAYNYLGRYEEAISFYQQSLEIARKIGNRQGEASSLNGLGNAYNSLGRYEEAISYHQQSLEICREIGNRGGVAASLYNLGNAYNSLGRYEEAISYCQQSLEIYQEIGNRRGVAGSLLGLGNAYNSLGRYEEAISYCQQSLEIYREIGNRGGVAISLNNLGTAYDSLVRYEEAISYHQQSLEIYREIGNRGGVADSLNGLGKVYDGLEDYQQALSLYHDALTIATEIKSPQYQAEIWFNFGKTLTKLNRIPDAIGAYRNARQFYQQMQLDHKIQECDRALEQLETPPIPPSPTRWQKIRRWFSQIKQFFRQLFS; encoded by the coding sequence ATGGGTGAGAACGTGGGAATTCTCGATTTAGTTAGTCAACGCAATGTACGTCTGTTAACAACCTTTGTGGCAATTGTAGCTGGGGGTGTTGCTTGTCCTCTGATTCCCGCTTTACAAGGAATTGGCCTACTGCAATGCGTTAGTGACATTGGTACAGGACTTGCTGGGAACCTATTTGCAGGTGATCTCGGAGCTATTGTCAACAGTCTGGGACAAGAGGATATTCTCTCTAACAACGACCTCACCAAAGCCGTCGGATTAGCTGTTGGGTTATTATTAGAGTCCGTCGCCACCTCTGAACAATATCGCAGTTTCCAGAAACCTTTAAAAAAATTAGCCAAAGCCGCGCCGAAAAAGTGGCTGGAATTGGCAGAAGCCAACCGCAATGGCGAAATTAATATTATTGATCCGATTCAAGAGGAAGAATTAGTTAACCTTTTTTCTCAAACCCATAATGACTTTTTTAACCAACAGCCTTTAACTCCCGCAGACTGGGAAAGTCTATTAAAAGATTGGTTATGTCCTGAAGTCGGAATCACCTTACCAGAGGAGGTCATCACCGGAGTTGCCCAAATCTTAGCCGAGAAATTCCCTAAAGCCTTACGCGAAGTCTTAAAACAAGATGCTGAACAGGGGGGGAAAGCCTTTGGGGGGTTAATGTTATCCCTATTGGGGCAAATTTTAGCCACCTTGCGAGATCAGCCCCAACAAACAGCTAATTTAGAACCGATTCAAGCGGGTTTAGCGGAGATTAAAAACTTACAGAAGGATCATACAGAACAGTTTAAACAGTTGGGAACTGAGATGGAATCGGGGTTTGATGCCGTCTTACAACAGTTGGGAATAACTCAGGCACAAATTCAAGGGTTAACACAAACCGTAGAACAGGGTTTTGAGAGGATTATCGGCTTCTTGGAGCGAGACCAATCGAAAATTCAAGCGATTTCCTTTAGTCTAAATACCACACCCCCGGCGGTGAACTATTGGCAAGGGCGAGAACGAGATTTAGCGATTGTTAACGGTTGGTTAGACGATGAAAATAATAAACTAGGTGTGATTGTGGCGATCGCTGGGATGGGAAAATCAACCCTGGCGGCAAAAGTCTTTAACGATAGAACCGATTTTGTTGATAAATTGTGGCTAGATTTAGGGCAACGTCCCCTATTTTCGATTGTCGCCCAGGGGATTTTAACTCAGTTGGGAAAACTGTCTCCAGACCAGTTAAAAGAAATTGAAGAAACTCGTTTAACCGAGGTTTTAATCCATTGTCTGCAACAACAACGGTTTTTACTGGTCTTAGATAATCTGGAATCCGTGCTTCAGGATGAAGGTTATCAGAATTTTTTGCAACACTGGCTAGGGAAATGTCATCAGACAGAAATTCTGGTGACGACCCAAGTTGTGCCGAATTTGGTACAGGATAAACCCACAGAATTAGCCCTACAGGGACTTTCAGCAACGGAAGGAAGACAATTACTTCAAAATTTAGACATTGGAGGGACAGAGGCGGAATTGGAGGCTTTTGTGGCTAAGGTGAATGGCCATCCTCTGACCTTGCGACTGGTGGCGGGGTTACTGAATGGGGAAATCGGCGAAGGGGCGACTATTGGGGATTTAGCTGCGTTAGGAATAGCCGATATTGGGGAGTTGATGGGGCGGTTACAGGGATTCCACCGTGAGGAGGCGGTGCAGTTGGTGGCCGTGTTGGATGCCAGTTTTAACCGTTTGTCGGAGAAGTTACAACGGGTGTTGTTGTCTTTAGTGGTGTTGCGTTGGGGGTTTGATGCGGTGACGGCGACGGCTATTTCTGGGGAAACGGTGACGGAGAAGGAATTGCGGGAGTTAGGGAAACGGGGATTTTTGGCGTCGGAAACCAGGGGAATTTATACATTTCTGCCCTTGATTTTGGAGTATCTCAAGTATCGGGTGGGGGATTTAAGGGGAACGCATCAGAAGGCAATTCAATTTTATCAAAGTCGGTTTAAATCCCGTGACCAGTGGCGGACGGTGGAGGATGTGCGGGAATATTTGGAGGTGTTTTATCATTGGTGCGAGTTGGGGGAATATGAAACGGCGTTTGATGTAATTCAGGATGAAAGTTATAGCGATAATTGCATTGCTAACTTCCTCAACTTACGCGGTAACAACCAACTCCTGGCTGAACTCTATCAGGAATTGGTCGAACATCTCACCGATAAGCAAGACTGGCAATATATGGCCTCTTTAACTTCGTTAGGCAATGCTTACAATTATCTAGGACGCTACGAAGAAGCCATATCCTTTTACCAGCAATCACTAGAAATTGCACGAAAGATTGGGAATAGACAGGGGGAAGCTTCTTCTTTAAACGGTTTAGGCAATGCTTACAATTCACTAGGACGCTACGAAGAAGCGATATCCTATCACCAGCAATCTCTGGAAATTTGCCGAGAGATTGGAAATAGAGGAGGGGTAGCTGCTTCTTTATACAATTTAGGCAATGCTTACAATTCACTAGGACGCTACGAAGAAGCGATATCCTATTGCCAGCAATCTCTGGAAATTTACCAAGAGATTGGGAATAGACGGGGGGTAGCTGGTTCTTTACTCGGTTTAGGCAATGCTTACAATTCACTAGGACGCTACGAAGAAGCGATATCCTATTGCCAGCAATCTCTGGAAATTTACCGAGAGATTGGGAATAGAGGGGGGGTAGCTATTTCTTTAAACAATTTAGGCACTGCTTACGATTCCCTAGTACGCTACGAAGAAGCGATATCCTATCACCAGCAATCTCTGGAAATTTACCGAGAGATTGGGAATAGAGGGGGGGTAGCTGATTCTTTAAACGGTTTAGGAAAAGTCTATGATGGTTTAGAAGACTATCAACAAGCTCTTTCTTTGTATCATGATGCCTTGACTATTGCAACAGAAATCAAAAGTCCTCAATACCAAGCCGAAATCTGGTTTAACTTTGGTAAAACCCTAACTAAACTTAACCGCATTCCCGACGCCATAGGTGCGTACCGTAATGCTCGCCAATTCTATCAACAAATGCAACTCGATCACAAAATCCAAGAATGCGATCGCGCCCTTGAGCAACTCGAAACCCCACCCATTCCGCCATCCCCGACCCGGTGGCAAAAAATTCGTCGCTGGTTTAGTCAAATCAAGCAATTTTTCCGCCAGTTATTCTCCTAG